A region of Candidatus Hadarchaeales archaeon DNA encodes the following proteins:
- a CDS encoding DNA repair exonuclease, whose amino-acid sequence MRIAVMSDFHFGVKSGTTREQDSFDQAEEALRKAITSGADLILVLGDIFDRSKPSLESWARALRILTSPQLAENSGIKLVETIDKPEDSISPLALRGIPLVAIFGNHERRARGEKNPVEALEAAGKLILLNANSVTFEKNGERISLHGLSYVPERDLLPTIKAWNPKPVENSFNVLLLHQSIGSFTFSSEEKPSIQFSDLPTGFDLYLDGHVHYRAEATVHNRLLLIPGSTERTQLSDIEAGNPKGFYILDIDGKIVQRRFVELRSPRDFFYERLVFRDATLEQIYTTCRNKVKELLQRARKNTEKIPIIKLRLEGTLANGVAKIDFDPSILVEEFGKEAILEISHDRLTAKGLEERIAALRSMREKGVPIEERGILLLLEYAKDIPAAQMLDMRGLFELLAAKKEEEAKKMVDELVSELVRGGSG is encoded by the coding sequence ATGAGAATCGCTGTAATGTCTGATTTTCATTTCGGAGTGAAATCTGGAACTACTCGTGAACAAGATTCCTTCGACCAGGCAGAGGAGGCTCTTAGAAAAGCCATCACATCCGGAGCTGATCTTATTCTGGTTTTGGGAGATATCTTCGATAGAAGTAAGCCAAGCTTGGAGAGCTGGGCTAGAGCTCTTCGAATTCTAACCTCTCCCCAGCTCGCCGAAAATAGTGGGATAAAACTCGTGGAGACAATTGATAAACCGGAAGATTCTATCTCTCCGCTAGCTTTGCGTGGTATTCCGCTCGTGGCGATTTTTGGAAACCACGAAAGAAGAGCAAGAGGTGAAAAAAATCCCGTTGAGGCGCTCGAGGCTGCGGGAAAACTCATATTGCTTAATGCGAATTCTGTGACTTTTGAAAAAAATGGGGAAAGAATTTCACTACACGGGCTGAGCTATGTTCCAGAAAGAGATCTTTTGCCGACGATAAAGGCTTGGAATCCAAAACCGGTGGAGAACTCATTTAACGTTCTCCTGTTACATCAGTCGATAGGGAGCTTCACTTTTTCCTCTGAGGAAAAACCAAGCATTCAGTTCTCTGACCTGCCTACAGGTTTTGACCTCTATCTAGATGGACACGTTCATTATCGGGCTGAGGCTACTGTCCATAACAGACTTTTGCTTATTCCGGGAAGCACAGAGAGGACGCAGCTTTCGGACATAGAAGCCGGCAACCCAAAGGGATTCTATATACTTGACATCGATGGGAAAATCGTGCAGCGCAGGTTCGTCGAGCTAAGGTCTCCAAGAGATTTCTTTTACGAAAGATTGGTATTTAGAGATGCTACACTTGAACAAATCTACACCACGTGCAGGAATAAGGTAAAGGAGTTGCTACAAAGAGCACGGAAGAACACGGAGAAGATTCCGATAATAAAACTGAGATTGGAGGGAACGCTGGCAAATGGTGTGGCGAAAATAGATTTTGATCCATCCATTCTAGTTGAAGAATTTGGCAAAGAAGCAATCCTAGAGATATCCCACGACAGACTGACCGCAAAGGGTCTGGAGGAGAGAATTGCTGCGCTGAGGAGCATGAGAGAGAAAGGTGTTCCCATCGAGGAAAGGGGAATACTCCTACTTTTGGAATATGCTAAAGATATTCCGGCCGCTCAGATGCTAGACATGAGAGGACTATTTGAGTTGCTCGCTGCGAAAAAAGAGGAAGAAGCCAAAAAAATGGTGGATGAACTCGTTTCTGAGCTCGTTCGTGGTGGTTCCGGATGA
- a CDS encoding replication factor C large subunit produces MTEIWVDKHSPKSLAEVVGQAAAIEKMKAWAREWKKKTPAKKALLLYGPPGTGKTISAILLAKEMGWEYVEMNASDERTLSAVRRIAGEASRAGTLFEGAAGRRLLIIDEADNIHGTADRGGYAALREILNETRNPIILIANDLYAVPADIRALCLPIVFRRIQKPLIVKRLATIAQREKIRADQEALEMIANISEGDMRSAIHDLQVAAFGKKTLTKDDVIIARRNREKTIFDALSAILGSKSAKIARTALWDADLSPDEAFAWIVENVPKVVKDPESLVKVYEVLSKADKFFGYSRSSYKFWSFASDMMTAGVAVSKGEELQFSKFQPSSWIRKMAQTMKTRNIRNSVAKKLARKCHTSSRVVKKDFLPYLPIMLGGKPERLQHLARELELNEEEIEFLKSLRAGKS; encoded by the coding sequence ATGACGGAAATTTGGGTTGATAAACATTCTCCAAAAAGCTTGGCTGAGGTCGTGGGGCAGGCAGCCGCGATCGAGAAGATGAAAGCCTGGGCTAGAGAGTGGAAAAAGAAAACCCCAGCGAAGAAAGCCTTGCTTCTTTACGGACCACCGGGAACTGGAAAGACGATATCCGCAATTCTGCTTGCAAAAGAAATGGGGTGGGAGTATGTGGAGATGAATGCAAGCGACGAGCGGACGCTTTCCGCGGTTAGGAGAATTGCCGGAGAAGCCTCTAGGGCCGGGACTCTGTTTGAAGGAGCGGCTGGCAGAAGACTCCTGATAATCGACGAAGCAGATAATATTCACGGAACTGCAGATCGCGGCGGTTACGCTGCTCTTAGAGAAATTCTCAACGAGACGAGAAACCCAATAATTCTCATCGCTAACGATCTTTATGCGGTGCCGGCAGATATCCGTGCGCTCTGTCTACCTATCGTTTTCCGGAGGATTCAGAAACCACTCATAGTCAAAAGACTAGCAACGATAGCCCAGAGAGAGAAAATAAGGGCAGATCAGGAAGCTCTTGAAATGATTGCGAACATATCGGAAGGAGATATGCGCTCAGCCATTCACGATCTTCAGGTCGCAGCTTTTGGAAAGAAAACTCTCACGAAGGATGACGTGATAATTGCAAGGAGAAACCGTGAAAAAACGATTTTCGATGCTCTGAGCGCTATTCTCGGAAGTAAGAGTGCGAAAATCGCCAGAACCGCTTTGTGGGACGCAGATCTTTCACCGGACGAAGCATTTGCTTGGATCGTTGAAAACGTTCCAAAGGTTGTAAAGGATCCTGAGTCGCTTGTAAAAGTTTATGAAGTTCTTTCGAAGGCGGACAAATTTTTTGGTTATTCTAGGAGTTCGTACAAATTCTGGAGTTTTGCGTCAGATATGATGACTGCCGGTGTGGCGGTTAGTAAAGGAGAAGAGCTTCAATTCTCAAAATTCCAGCCGTCTTCGTGGATAAGGAAGATGGCACAAACAATGAAAACAAGAAACATTCGCAATTCCGTTGCCAAAAAGCTTGCGCGCAAATGTCATACCTCCTCCAGAGTTGTGAAAAAGGATTTTCTGCCTTATCTACCTATAATGCTTGGCGGCAAACCGGAGCGTTTACAACATTTGGCTAGAGAACTGGAGTTGAACGAAGAAGAAATAGAATTTCTCAAGTCGCTAAGGGCAGGGAAGTCATGA
- a CDS encoding DNA methyltransferase, whose amino-acid sequence MKISKKLQFGKFVTPIPDKQRPVYRWFQLKESFSSHLVLTLLDLWKPDRNSLVLDPFCGAGTTLLACKEAGLSSIGFDVHPLFLFASRVKTSDYDLARLHQLMNEIIAVEVEPGEIAPEWVRKFFPPKIPELILSLKEKILKLEERERNFFLLALMKAALHCSWAEVDGAVLKVRKRKVKPLLTIFKEVTEGMLEDLRNLPTKPAKVRIERCDARRMNLPDESIDITITSPPYLFKGEYIRAYKIEEWILDVQTNIESFFGGWADDSSPEEYFSDMARFMEELFRVSRSAAKVCLVISDGCSKRGVVKVIEKVSEIAKDVGFSVKKAILVNERWCTTPSRRKLGKAGEYLLMLEKK is encoded by the coding sequence ATGAAAATTTCCAAAAAATTACAGTTTGGCAAGTTTGTTACGCCCATACCAGATAAGCAAAGACCCGTTTATCGTTGGTTTCAGCTGAAGGAGTCATTCTCGAGCCATCTCGTTCTTACGCTTTTAGATCTCTGGAAGCCAGACCGGAACTCGCTAGTTTTAGATCCTTTCTGTGGAGCTGGTACGACATTGCTCGCCTGCAAGGAGGCAGGATTGTCCAGCATAGGTTTTGACGTTCATCCTCTTTTTTTGTTCGCGTCTCGCGTGAAAACGTCCGATTATGATTTGGCGAGGCTTCACCAACTAATGAATGAAATAATCGCGGTTGAGGTAGAGCCCGGCGAAATCGCTCCAGAATGGGTTAGAAAATTCTTTCCGCCAAAAATCCCTGAACTGATCTTAAGTTTAAAGGAAAAAATTTTGAAGCTTGAAGAAAGGGAGAGAAATTTCTTTCTGCTTGCTCTTATGAAGGCAGCTCTTCATTGCAGTTGGGCGGAAGTAGACGGTGCAGTTCTCAAGGTTAGAAAGAGAAAGGTGAAGCCACTCTTAACAATTTTTAAAGAGGTAACCGAAGGGATGCTCGAGGATTTAAGGAATCTTCCCACAAAACCAGCGAAAGTAAGGATAGAGAGGTGTGATGCCAGGAGGATGAATCTTCCCGACGAGAGCATTGATATAACCATAACGTCTCCGCCATACTTATTCAAGGGTGAGTACATAAGAGCATACAAGATCGAGGAGTGGATTTTGGATGTCCAAACAAATATAGAAAGTTTCTTTGGTGGTTGGGCTGACGATTCAAGTCCAGAAGAGTATTTCTCAGATATGGCGAGATTCATGGAGGAACTTTTCAGAGTTTCTCGTTCTGCAGCCAAAGTCTGTTTGGTGATCTCCGACGGTTGTTCGAAGAGGGGTGTTGTGAAAGTGATCGAAAAGGTTTCAGAAATTGCCAAGGATGTTGGCTTCTCCGTGAAGAAGGCGATACTCGTCAATGAAAGATGGTGCACGACGCCATCGAGGCGGAAGCTCGGCAAAGCAGGGGAATATCTACTCATGCTGGAGAAAAAATAA
- a CDS encoding ATP/GTP-binding protein — translation MSNFVYILGPAGCGKSTLTAVLYETMRAAGLEVLSVNLDPGAEWLPYTPEIDIRKDISLREVMREFRLGPNGALVVSVDLIVDHIPKIREIISKWNPDYVLVDTPGQMELFAFRDTGPMVVRAFTEKGTPLILFLIDAFLARSPSSFISMLMLSTSVLSRFRVAQLNVLTKADLLDEKTVEEISDWVNRKDALLEKLESEENPLNRENTKMILEAVEKMGLAGELLPISATENKGIVELVSLIERSFAAETRLDVQEEVEKF, via the coding sequence ATGTCCAACTTCGTGTACATTCTTGGTCCGGCCGGCTGTGGAAAATCTACCCTAACAGCCGTGTTATACGAGACTATGAGAGCCGCAGGTCTGGAAGTTTTGTCCGTTAACTTAGACCCTGGAGCCGAGTGGCTTCCATATACGCCCGAGATAGACATAAGAAAGGATATCTCACTTCGCGAGGTAATGAGGGAGTTCAGGCTCGGACCGAATGGTGCTCTCGTAGTCTCTGTAGATCTCATCGTCGACCATATTCCAAAAATTAGAGAGATTATCTCAAAATGGAACCCCGACTACGTGTTGGTGGACACTCCGGGACAAATGGAGCTATTCGCGTTCAGGGATACCGGTCCAATGGTCGTGCGTGCCTTTACCGAGAAAGGTACTCCTCTAATTCTCTTTCTAATCGATGCATTTCTGGCCCGCAGCCCGAGCTCTTTCATATCGATGTTAATGCTTTCGACATCGGTTCTAAGCCGTTTCAGGGTAGCACAGCTGAACGTTCTGACAAAGGCAGATTTGCTCGACGAAAAAACCGTGGAGGAGATATCAGACTGGGTGAACAGAAAAGATGCTCTTTTAGAAAAGCTCGAAAGTGAGGAAAATCCACTGAACAGAGAGAACACAAAAATGATATTGGAGGCTGTAGAGAAGATGGGCCTAGCAGGAGAGCTGCTTCCGATTTCCGCAACTGAGAATAAAGGAATTGTTGAACTCGTGAGCTTGATCGAGAGAAGTTTTGCGGCAGAAACACGTCTGGACGTTCAAGAGGAGGTGGAAAAGTTTTGA
- a CDS encoding ADP-ribosylglycohydrolase family protein: MTRLEKFVGGMIGAAVGDATGRPFEGSASVTKEEIEKMISSSSVLTVTDDTLMSLDVARSIVEKGKVDPDDLIEKFVLSYDPARGYGITTTLVLEKVKNGADWREVTRKVAEGGSWGNGAAMRVLPVGLFFCDDMTALFEAAEQSSIVTHFHPLAVEGAKLQAKAVALAATTDFSEFDRFDFLNSLVEGLNSEAYVEKLKKIEEFLKHGASKKEVVSQLGNGSEALNSVPTAIYTFLANAGDFRATILQAVSLGGDADTIASMSGGIAGTLLGIHKIPEEWTKKLEMREEIEKVAKDLFFSHVRKVLGERCEICLSEEAVEVCKLDEEAGNDVSNFILLCRTCRREMEREKEEFFAKPRKYGKYRAIYRKAHKRK; this comes from the coding sequence TTGACTCGGCTTGAAAAGTTTGTCGGTGGCATGATCGGCGCCGCAGTCGGCGACGCGACCGGCAGACCTTTTGAAGGCTCTGCATCGGTCACAAAAGAAGAGATAGAAAAAATGATCTCATCCTCTTCGGTTTTGACAGTCACAGATGACACGCTGATGTCGCTAGATGTTGCAAGATCGATCGTGGAAAAAGGTAAAGTGGACCCAGATGATCTCATCGAAAAATTCGTTCTGAGTTATGACCCAGCCCGTGGTTACGGTATCACCACAACATTGGTTTTGGAAAAAGTGAAGAATGGGGCAGATTGGAGAGAAGTAACCAGAAAAGTGGCTGAAGGAGGTTCTTGGGGAAACGGAGCAGCCATGCGTGTCTTGCCAGTTGGACTTTTCTTTTGCGATGATATGACTGCCCTTTTCGAGGCAGCCGAGCAGTCGAGCATTGTCACACACTTTCATCCGCTCGCAGTTGAGGGTGCAAAGCTTCAGGCAAAAGCCGTTGCTCTTGCCGCCACCACGGATTTTTCGGAGTTCGACAGATTTGATTTCCTGAACTCTCTCGTCGAAGGTCTAAACTCTGAAGCCTACGTGGAGAAGCTAAAAAAGATTGAGGAGTTCTTAAAGCATGGAGCCTCTAAGAAAGAAGTAGTGTCTCAGTTAGGGAACGGAAGCGAGGCTCTGAACTCCGTCCCAACTGCGATTTATACGTTTTTGGCAAACGCCGGAGATTTCAGGGCAACGATTTTGCAAGCGGTCTCGCTCGGTGGCGATGCCGACACCATTGCAAGCATGAGTGGTGGAATAGCAGGAACTCTTCTAGGTATACACAAAATACCGGAGGAGTGGACGAAAAAACTTGAGATGCGAGAGGAGATCGAAAAGGTTGCAAAAGATCTCTTCTTCTCTCACGTGCGAAAGGTTCTTGGAGAGAGGTGTGAAATCTGTTTAAGCGAAGAAGCCGTCGAGGTCTGCAAACTCGATGAGGAAGCCGGCAACGATGTCTCTAACTTCATTCTTCTCTGTCGCACTTGCCGCAGGGAAATGGAAAGAGAAAAGGAGGAGTTCTTCGCAAAACCCAGAAAGTACGGGAAGTATCGTGCAATTTACAGGAAGGCGCATAAGAGAAAATGA
- a CDS encoding ARMT1-like domain-containing protein has protein sequence MGKDCPRCLRWLAKLTVDLASHDPNLKKEMMRMAEEIISSYPPSSVPSDVSNEFLKMIYRVSRNPDPFRERKIEEMKRAKEIVAKFGELRDLKKLVEVAAIGNSLDFFLPVSSLERAVIEKIEFALDDRDELERRLEKANKVLYIADNAGEVFFDIPFLKFLSERAHVYYAVKEKPIQNDLSMIDLKGVEIPAEVIPSSPTVGVYLSLAKDSFKQAFNSADIIISKGMGNYETLSELDLGNRCFYILRAKCRPVAESLGVEKGSYVAAFV, from the coding sequence ATGGGGAAAGATTGCCCAAGATGTCTCAGATGGCTTGCCAAGCTAACAGTAGATTTAGCCTCTCATGACCCCAATCTGAAAAAGGAAATGATGAGAATGGCTGAGGAAATAATTTCGAGCTATCCACCCTCATCGGTTCCGTCTGATGTTTCCAACGAATTTCTCAAGATGATTTATAGAGTATCCAGAAACCCGGATCCGTTCAGAGAAAGAAAGATTGAGGAAATGAAAAGAGCGAAAGAGATAGTCGCTAAATTCGGTGAGTTGCGTGACTTGAAAAAACTCGTTGAGGTGGCGGCGATCGGAAACTCGCTTGACTTCTTTTTGCCTGTTTCCTCCTTGGAAAGAGCGGTAATAGAAAAAATCGAATTCGCGCTGGACGATAGGGATGAACTTGAGCGCAGGTTAGAAAAAGCAAATAAGGTTCTTTACATCGCCGACAATGCAGGGGAAGTTTTCTTTGATATACCATTTTTGAAATTCTTGTCGGAAAGGGCGCATGTTTACTACGCTGTTAAGGAAAAACCGATTCAAAACGATTTGTCCATGATTGATTTAAAGGGAGTGGAAATACCAGCTGAGGTTATACCCTCTTCTCCAACTGTTGGAGTTTACCTTTCGCTGGCGAAAGATTCCTTTAAGCAGGCTTTCAACTCTGCCGATATAATCATCTCCAAAGGAATGGGAAATTATGAAACGCTCTCGGAACTCGATCTCGGCAACAGATGTTTTTACATTCTTAGAGCCAAATGTCGTCCAGTTGCGGAATCGCTCGGGGTGGAGAAAGGAAGCTATGTAGCCGCATTCGTATAA
- a CDS encoding metal-dependent transcriptional regulator translates to MGVIQLTENEVKYLKEIYRRRCEDFQSVRTSQLAKSLGVNPATVTEVIQSLSRKNLLKYRRYREVKLTMAGIREARKLLRKHRLLEILFVGQLGCDVRTACKEASKLDYRVSMEIINAICRLNNHPTVCPCGKEIFEDSRCRRISK, encoded by the coding sequence ATGGGAGTTATACAGCTAACGGAGAATGAAGTAAAATACCTGAAGGAGATATACAGGCGACGTTGCGAGGACTTTCAGAGTGTTCGTACTTCCCAGCTGGCGAAATCTCTTGGGGTCAATCCGGCTACGGTGACGGAAGTCATCCAGAGCCTTTCAAGAAAAAACCTCCTTAAATACAGGCGTTATCGCGAAGTAAAGCTCACGATGGCCGGCATACGGGAGGCCAGGAAGCTTCTTAGAAAGCATAGACTACTAGAAATTCTCTTTGTCGGGCAGTTGGGGTGTGATGTCCGGACGGCTTGTAAAGAAGCATCCAAGTTGGATTATAGGGTCTCGATGGAAATCATTAATGCGATCTGCAGGCTTAACAATCATCCAACGGTTTGTCCATGTGGGAAGGAGATTTTTGAGGATTCGCGGTGTAGGAGGATCTCAAAATGA
- a CDS encoding ZIP family metal transporter, giving the protein MIKILWILLMTFIISLISFVGAITLILSEKLLKRLLLVLVGFAAGALIGGAFFHLLPEAIEAETLGSETVFSFLVFGFVLFLILEKLLWRHCHDRACPIHTFAYLNLLGDGVHNFIDGLIIAGSFAVSIPLGLTSSFAVAAHEIPQEMGDFGVIVYGGIKPRRALFLNFLSALTAVAGGLAGYFFLPYLGDAKVLLLSFAAGGFLYIAASDLVPELHKETDKFNTIVSFSLFLLGLLLMGILRFVFHH; this is encoded by the coding sequence ATGATCAAAATTTTATGGATTTTGTTGATGACATTCATAATAAGCCTGATATCTTTCGTTGGCGCAATTACTTTGATTTTATCTGAAAAGTTGTTGAAGAGGCTTCTTCTTGTGCTAGTTGGGTTTGCCGCCGGAGCACTTATCGGTGGAGCATTTTTTCACCTGCTCCCGGAAGCGATAGAAGCTGAAACTTTGGGTTCGGAAACAGTATTTTCATTTCTAGTCTTTGGCTTTGTTTTGTTTTTGATTCTAGAAAAATTGCTCTGGCGACATTGCCACGACAGAGCTTGTCCAATTCATACTTTCGCTTACCTCAATCTGCTTGGAGACGGTGTTCATAACTTCATTGACGGTTTAATCATTGCCGGTAGTTTTGCTGTCAGCATCCCGCTCGGTCTGACTTCCTCTTTTGCCGTAGCAGCTCATGAAATTCCTCAAGAGATGGGGGATTTTGGTGTGATAGTTTACGGCGGGATCAAACCACGTCGAGCTCTTTTTCTCAATTTTTTGTCGGCGCTCACAGCTGTAGCCGGAGGTTTAGCTGGATACTTCTTTCTTCCATACCTTGGTGATGCCAAAGTTTTGCTTCTTTCCTTTGCCGCTGGAGGTTTTCTCTATATAGCTGCATCTGATTTGGTTCCCGAACTGCACAAAGAAACAGACAAATTCAACACCATCGTTTCCTTCTCATTATTTTTGCTTGGTCTTCTCCTTATGGGGATTCTCAGGTTCGTTTTTCATCATTGA
- a CDS encoding GNAT family N-acetyltransferase, with product MHIEKTCEGDIHRYECWNSSSVIAVAIVREDESVHILEINVNREWRGHGIGSWLLKVIKDDFNGKRITVEVFRERESWYEKNGFRRVGEKGHLIVMEFAGF from the coding sequence ATGCACATAGAAAAAACGTGTGAAGGAGATATACACAGGTACGAGTGCTGGAATTCTTCTTCAGTAATAGCCGTAGCTATCGTTCGTGAGGACGAAAGCGTCCACATATTAGAGATAAACGTCAATAGGGAGTGGCGTGGACATGGAATCGGTTCCTGGCTCCTAAAGGTGATAAAAGATGATTTCAATGGTAAGAGGATAACTGTAGAGGTTTTTAGGGAAAGAGAAAGTTGGTATGAAAAGAACGGATTCAGACGCGTTGGCGAGAAGGGCCATCTGATCGTCATGGAGTTTGCCGGATTCTAG
- a CDS encoding arsenate reductase ArsC translates to MRVVLFICTENRFRSQIAEAYFNKYAPKGWRAISAGLEPADEIHPNALKLMLEEEIDISGKKPRLLTIDIQRGVDVAIIVCSGYTCPVVFAKHVEKWNLPDPARMPLREARKIRDEIKSRVLDLIRRIKENKIRFIKSNETC, encoded by the coding sequence TTGAGAGTAGTTCTCTTCATATGTACTGAAAACAGATTCAGAAGCCAAATTGCTGAGGCATATTTCAATAAATATGCACCGAAAGGGTGGAGGGCGATAAGTGCGGGTTTAGAACCTGCAGATGAAATTCATCCCAATGCGCTCAAACTCATGCTTGAGGAGGAAATAGACATTAGTGGAAAAAAACCAAGGCTACTCACGATTGACATTCAGCGCGGTGTTGATGTTGCGATAATCGTCTGCAGCGGATATACATGTCCAGTAGTTTTCGCAAAGCATGTTGAGAAATGGAATCTACCAGATCCAGCAAGAATGCCTTTACGAGAGGCTAGGAAAATCCGTGACGAAATAAAAAGTAGAGTTCTCGATTTAATTCGCAGGATCAAAGAGAATAAGATTAGATTCATTAAATCAAACGAGACATGTTAA
- a CDS encoding mechanosensitive ion channel family protein — translation MMLEKIVEWLGYIGGWIRLIVIFATFLAAGYIFTFLLGAALRLIWRKSRREVEEIIIKKIRLAILTVFSLVGLHFILWREALFSENIRNYISLLILVLIVVISASIVTKAIGRLLSHYASQKPSLKGAIPIFSKLVNIFVYVIAFILVLHILGVNVTALVAGLGIAGIAVAFALQETLSQFFAGMYIISEHPIKIGDFIELETGQRGYVVDIGWRSTKIKELPDNVIIIPNSKLVSSIIKNYSEPQTEMNFVIPVTVSYGSDLEKVERVTLEVAEDVMKKLGIKLSGFKPLLRYTSFGESGINFNVVLRVKEFKQQFPLTHEFMKELYKRYKKEGIVIPYPTRVVYLEEKSK, via the coding sequence ATGATGCTCGAGAAAATAGTGGAGTGGCTCGGTTATATTGGAGGGTGGATAAGGCTTATCGTCATATTCGCTACTTTCCTAGCTGCGGGCTACATTTTCACGTTTCTGCTTGGAGCAGCCCTGCGACTGATCTGGAGAAAAAGTAGACGGGAAGTAGAAGAAATAATCATCAAAAAAATTAGGCTGGCGATTTTGACCGTTTTCTCGCTAGTTGGGCTCCATTTTATTCTATGGCGCGAGGCGCTGTTTTCTGAAAACATCAGAAATTACATCTCTCTTCTTATCTTGGTCCTCATAGTCGTTATTTCGGCATCCATTGTGACGAAAGCGATAGGAAGACTTCTTTCTCATTACGCTAGTCAGAAACCTTCCCTGAAAGGAGCAATACCTATTTTCTCAAAACTAGTGAACATTTTCGTCTATGTTATCGCGTTCATACTCGTTCTCCACATACTTGGAGTAAATGTGACCGCGCTCGTCGCCGGACTGGGAATAGCTGGGATAGCAGTCGCCTTCGCCCTTCAAGAAACTCTCTCTCAGTTTTTTGCTGGAATGTACATCATCTCCGAACATCCTATAAAAATCGGGGATTTCATCGAGCTTGAGACTGGACAGAGAGGATATGTGGTCGACATTGGATGGAGGTCAACCAAGATAAAAGAGCTTCCGGACAACGTCATAATAATACCCAACTCGAAGCTTGTCTCGTCCATCATTAAAAATTACTCAGAGCCCCAAACGGAAATGAATTTTGTGATTCCTGTCACCGTTAGCTACGGAAGTGATCTCGAAAAAGTCGAGAGAGTGACCTTGGAGGTAGCCGAGGATGTTATGAAAAAACTCGGGATCAAGTTGTCAGGTTTCAAACCGTTGCTGAGATACACTTCTTTTGGAGAATCGGGAATAAATTTCAACGTGGTTTTGAGGGTTAAAGAATTCAAGCAACAGTTCCCACTAACGCATGAGTTCATGAAGGAACTCTACAAACGTTACAAAAAAGAGGGAATTGTCATTCCGTATCCGACTAGAGTTGTTTATCTTGAGGAAAAGAGCAAATAA
- a CDS encoding CDP-2,3-bis-(O-geranylgeranyl)-sn-glycerol synthase, protein MLSLVGEALWFILPAYFANASPVIFGGGRPIDGGRKFRDGRPIFGPGKTVRGFLGGLSVGTIIGGFQTLTTNNLGLLPLAFLLSLGALCGDLFGSFVKRRLGFERGRPFPLLDQLGFLLFAVIFALPLRVPSLSIFIILLVITPIIHLLANCFAYSLGLKKEPY, encoded by the coding sequence ATGCTCAGTCTAGTAGGAGAAGCCCTGTGGTTTATCCTGCCCGCATATTTTGCGAACGCTTCCCCCGTGATTTTTGGGGGAGGAAGACCCATCGATGGTGGAAGGAAGTTTAGGGATGGGCGGCCGATTTTCGGCCCGGGCAAAACCGTGAGAGGATTTCTTGGAGGGCTTTCAGTAGGTACGATTATTGGTGGGTTTCAGACCCTCACAACAAACAATTTGGGACTGCTTCCACTTGCTTTTCTTTTGTCACTTGGAGCGCTCTGTGGAGATCTCTTCGGAAGCTTTGTCAAGCGCAGATTGGGTTTCGAAAGAGGCAGACCGTTTCCCCTGCTAGATCAGCTCGGGTTCCTTCTTTTTGCAGTCATATTTGCTTTGCCATTACGTGTTCCATCTCTTTCGATTTTCATCATTCTTCTAGTAATAACTCCAATCATTCATCTGCTAGCCAACTGTTTTGCTTATTCACTTGGACTGAAAAAAGAGCCATACTGA
- a CDS encoding toprim domain-containing protein, with the protein MNEEILQEIEDTLQELSRLASDGAVIVVEGKKDVFSLSKLGINGRFFTVMNGSSMVNNMDELMKEREVIVLMDFDRRGREMVSFCKRHLSGVKNLHLNTEIWEKLKSLVGKYVKDVEGLASYLDSRRS; encoded by the coding sequence ATGAACGAAGAAATTTTGCAGGAAATCGAAGATACTCTGCAAGAGCTTAGTAGGCTGGCTTCCGACGGGGCCGTCATAGTAGTGGAGGGAAAAAAGGATGTCTTTTCCCTCTCCAAACTCGGAATAAACGGTAGATTTTTCACCGTCATGAATGGTAGCAGCATGGTAAATAATATGGACGAGCTCATGAAAGAGCGAGAGGTAATCGTTCTCATGGACTTCGATAGGCGAGGCCGAGAGATGGTTTCGTTCTGCAAGCGTCACCTAAGCGGAGTAAAAAATCTTCACCTGAACACTGAAATATGGGAGAAGCTGAAAAGCTTGGTCGGAAAATACGTCAAAGACGTGGAGGGTCTGGCTTCCTATCTTGACTCAAGGAGATCCTGA